The Sylvia atricapilla isolate bSylAtr1 chromosome 12, bSylAtr1.pri, whole genome shotgun sequence genome has a segment encoding these proteins:
- the LOC136366468 gene encoding arylamine N-acetyltransferase, liver isozyme-like, producing MNIQEYFGRIAFNKPHKDADLQTLTAILEHHIQTIPFENLSMHCGEAIELDLQATYDKIVRKKRGGWCLETNHLLFWALQELGYDVCMLGANSYEPAEKSYSDEICHILLKVVIKGDPYIVDAGFGGPYQMWQPLMLISEKDQPQGPGIFRLMEDNGTWYLEKVKRRHYIPENSHNASPYTPEMGNIRKIHKFTLEPRHIDDFKELNAYLQVSPDDILRKKSICSLQTTSGVLTLVGWTLTEMQYNYTEDLDLVNITTLTDEEVEKTLKDKFNIVLENKLVPVNVRGLPPNLVDKI from the coding sequence ATGAACATTCAGGAGTATTTTGGAAGAATAGCTTTCAACAAGCCCCATAAGGATGCAGACTTGCAAACCCTGACAGCCATCTTAGAGCATCACATCCAGACCATTCCTTTTGAGAACCTCAGCATGCACTGTGGGGAGGCCATCGAGCTGGATTTGCAGGCTACTTATGACAAGATTGTGAGGAAGAAACGTGGTGGGTGGTGCCTGGAGACCAACCACCTCCTCTTTTGGGCCCTGCAAGAGTTAGGGTACGACGTCTGTATGCTCGGTGCAAACAGCTATGAACCAGCAGAGAAGAGCTACAGTGATGAGATATGCCACATCCTGCTGAAGGTGGTCATCAAGGGAGATCCCTACATAGTAGATGCTGGGTTTGGTGGCCCCTACCAGATGTGGCAGCCACTGATGCTGATTTCTGAGAAGGACCAACCCCAGGGCCCTGGCATTTTCCGCTTGATGGAAGACAATGGCACCTGGTACTTAGAGAAAGTCAAAAGGAGGCATTATATTCCTGAGAACAGTCATAATGCCTCCCCTTATACTCCAGAAATGGGGAATATCcgaaaaatacataaatttacTCTCGAGCCACGGCACATAGATGACTTCAAGGAGCTAAATGCATACCTCCAAGTGTCTCCAGATGACATCCTTCGGAAGAAGTCAATCTGCAGCCTCCAAACCACCAGTGGGGTCCTTACCTTAGTTGGATGGACCCTCACTGAGATGCAATACAACTACACTGAGGACTTGGACCTGGTGAACATCACAACCCTTACAGATGAAGAGGTTGAGAAGACACTGAAAGATAAATTCAACATAGTACTGGAGAACAAACTTGTACCAGTAAATGTTCGTGGCTTGCCGCCTAATTTAGTGGATAAGATCTAA